From Jeotgalibaca dankookensis, one genomic window encodes:
- a CDS encoding NAD-dependent epimerase/dehydratase family protein, with the protein MSSILITGATGNIGVVLVEHLKKDHQLTLVDIDFSKMPEHLMDGSTIKKADLIKPENWSGLLEETDYVIHLAGDPSPDAGFYDSLLDMNFKLTYNLFEEAKKETNQVKRIIFASSVHAIDNYPDNVQVKTSDYPRPADLYGVSKVFMEALASYHAYTNGQEAIGIRIGAFNGDISPDISNADAFSVYLSERDLCHLIDCCLEATLKEPFLLVNGVSNNRFPRMDIYQAHVDIGYTPQDDAFEMQGSGVYDFKKEPEIDMDFE; encoded by the coding sequence GTGTCTTCAATCTTAATAACCGGCGCAACTGGTAATATCGGCGTTGTTTTAGTTGAGCATTTAAAAAAGGATCATCAATTGACACTTGTGGATATCGATTTTTCAAAAATGCCAGAACATTTAATGGATGGTTCTACCATCAAAAAAGCAGATCTCATTAAACCTGAGAACTGGAGTGGTTTATTAGAGGAGACTGACTATGTCATCCACCTAGCTGGCGATCCAAGTCCGGATGCAGGTTTTTATGATTCTCTTCTGGATATGAATTTCAAGCTAACTTATAATTTATTTGAGGAAGCTAAAAAAGAAACCAATCAGGTTAAACGTATTATTTTTGCTAGCTCCGTTCACGCTATTGATAACTACCCAGATAATGTACAAGTTAAGACTTCTGATTATCCGAGGCCAGCGGATTTATATGGTGTATCTAAGGTATTCATGGAAGCCTTGGCTAGCTATCACGCTTACACAAACGGCCAAGAAGCAATTGGTATTCGAATAGGCGCCTTTAATGGCGACATTTCCCCAGATATCTCCAACGCAGACGCTTTTTCTGTTTATTTATCTGAACGCGATCTGTGTCACCTTATCGATTGCTGTTTAGAAGCAACTCTAAAAGAGCCTTTTCTTTTAGTAAACGGCGTATCGAATAATCGTTTTCCTAGAATGGATATTTACCAAGCGCATGTCGATATCGGATATACACCACAAGATGATGCTTTTGAAATGCAAGGAAGTGGCGTTTATGATTTCAAAAAAGAGCCTGAAATTGATATGGATTTTGAATAA
- the thiT gene encoding energy-coupled thiamine transporter ThiT, which translates to MSKNLSVWIEATIIAALATALSFIPLNIGPSFSITVGQPVLVLYALRRGLKPGLAAGFLWGVLHILVGTAYILTPLQGFIEYFVAFGFTGFAGLWANKMRADLNNNDAKHSVLVIILASLVGTFARYFWHTIAGYYFWGQFAPEGWSPWFYSITMNSISALATGTFTIVVLLIVLRTTPQLFIPKNNRQGY; encoded by the coding sequence ATGTCAAAAAATTTATCAGTTTGGATTGAAGCAACTATTATAGCCGCTCTAGCGACTGCTTTGTCTTTTATTCCGCTCAATATTGGACCGAGTTTTTCGATAACCGTTGGGCAACCTGTTCTGGTCTTATATGCTTTGCGTCGTGGATTGAAACCAGGACTTGCGGCTGGTTTTTTGTGGGGGGTTCTGCATATTTTAGTGGGAACTGCTTATATTCTTACCCCTCTTCAAGGGTTTATTGAATATTTCGTTGCCTTTGGATTTACTGGTTTTGCTGGTTTATGGGCAAATAAAATGAGAGCAGATTTAAATAACAATGATGCAAAACACTCTGTTTTAGTTATTATTTTAGCTTCACTTGTTGGTACTTTTGCACGTTACTTCTGGCATACAATTGCTGGTTACTACTTTTGGGGACAATTTGCCCCAGAAGGATGGAGTCCTTGGTTTTATTCGATTACCATGAACAGTATTAGCGCACTTGCAACAGGTACCTTTACGATTGTCGTTCTGCTCATTGTTTTACGTACAACGCCACAACTATTTATTCCTAAAAATAACCGACAAGGCTATTAA
- a CDS encoding metal ABC transporter solute-binding protein, Zn/Mn family — MKKIFKYLLAPSAALMLLIGCGSNEATTDEASNSDDKLQVVSSFTIIQDLAREIGGDDVSIHNLVPTGTDPHEYEPLPLDMKKATDADILFYNGLNLEGGEDGWFFKMINSVNQDMDNLYSLTERVEPMYLSGEDGKKDQINPHAFINPAVGIKMAEDMRDAFIEKDPENKGNYEERATAYLERLKEVEKEYRERINDIPEEKRILVTSERAFQYMADEYGLKEGFIWAIDTEENGSPEQIKSLIAFVKDNNVPVLFIESNVDTRPMETVSKETGVPFSEKPIYSDEIGKPGEEVDTYMKYLNYNINLIHDELKEH, encoded by the coding sequence ATGAAGAAAATATTTAAATATTTATTAGCACCTAGTGCGGCTCTTATGCTGCTGATAGGGTGTGGAAGCAACGAGGCAACAACAGACGAAGCAAGTAATAGTGATGATAAATTACAGGTTGTCTCGAGCTTTACCATTATTCAAGACCTTGCCAGAGAAATCGGTGGCGATGATGTTTCCATTCATAACTTAGTTCCAACCGGAACAGATCCACATGAGTATGAACCACTTCCATTGGATATGAAAAAAGCAACAGACGCTGATATCTTATTTTATAATGGTCTAAACCTTGAAGGTGGAGAAGATGGCTGGTTCTTTAAAATGATTAATTCTGTTAATCAAGATATGGATAACTTGTATAGTTTAACGGAACGTGTAGAACCAATGTACCTAAGTGGTGAAGATGGTAAAAAAGATCAAATAAATCCTCACGCATTTATTAACCCTGCTGTTGGTATTAAGATGGCTGAAGATATGCGTGATGCTTTCATAGAAAAAGATCCAGAAAACAAAGGAAATTATGAAGAACGAGCTACAGCTTATCTAGAAAGATTAAAAGAAGTTGAAAAAGAATACCGCGAACGTATTAATGATATTCCTGAAGAAAAACGTATCCTTGTAACAAGTGAACGTGCTTTCCAGTATATGGCTGATGAATATGGATTAAAAGAAGGGTTTATTTGGGCAATTGATACCGAAGAAAATGGTTCACCAGAACAAATTAAATCATTGATTGCTTTTGTAAAAGATAACAATGTACCTGTTCTCTTTATTGAATCAAATGTAGATACCAGACCTATGGAAACTGTTTCTAAGGAAACAGGCGTTCCATTTTCCGAAAAACCAATCTACTCTGACGAAATTGGGAAACCAGGGGAAGAAGTAGATACTTATATGAAGTATCTAAATTATAATATTAATTTAATTCATGATGAACTGAAAGAACATTAA
- a CDS encoding metal ABC transporter permease: MDFINDLMTYGFLQKALVTSVMVGIICGVIGSFIVLRGMSLMGDAISHAVLPGVAISYLLGINYFYGAVVVGILTAFGIGAISQNSRIKTDAAIGIVFSSAFAIGIILITKAQSATDLTQILFGNVLHVRTSDMWITMGVGAVVLLAVILFYKELLISSFDETMASVYGLNTRFIHYSIMVLLTLVTVASLQTVGVILVVSMLITPASTAYLLTDRLSIMIVLASIFGAIAAVAGIYFSYVHDLPSGPVIALATTAIFLIALLFSPKRGLLWPMLSKKKEVTV; this comes from the coding sequence ATGGATTTTATAAATGATTTAATGACCTATGGATTCTTACAGAAAGCCCTAGTAACATCCGTAATGGTCGGTATTATTTGTGGGGTAATTGGAAGTTTTATTGTTTTAAGAGGAATGTCTTTGATGGGAGATGCAATTTCTCATGCGGTCTTACCAGGGGTAGCAATCTCTTACTTACTTGGGATTAACTATTTCTATGGTGCGGTAGTAGTAGGAATTTTAACTGCCTTTGGAATTGGTGCTATTAGTCAAAATAGCCGTATAAAAACAGATGCAGCTATTGGGATTGTTTTCTCATCTGCCTTCGCTATTGGGATTATCTTAATCACCAAAGCGCAAAGTGCAACAGACCTGACACAAATCTTGTTTGGTAACGTCTTGCATGTCAGAACATCAGATATGTGGATTACGATGGGCGTAGGGGCTGTTGTCTTGTTAGCTGTCATTCTTTTCTATAAGGAACTGCTTATTTCAAGTTTTGATGAAACCATGGCATCTGTTTACGGATTGAATACGCGTTTTATACATTATAGTATCATGGTTCTCTTGACACTTGTAACGGTTGCTTCACTTCAAACCGTTGGTGTTATCTTGGTAGTATCGATGCTGATTACACCGGCTTCAACTGCCTATTTACTGACAGATCGATTGTCAATCATGATTGTACTCGCGTCCATTTTTGGAGCAATAGCAGCCGTAGCGGGTATTTATTTTAGCTACGTTCATGACCTTCCATCTGGTCCAGTCATTGCGCTTGCAACCACCGCTATTTTCTTGATTGCTTTACTCTTTTCACCAAAACGCGGTTTATTATGGCCAATGTTAAGTAAGAAAAAAGAGGTTACTGTTTAA
- a CDS encoding metal ABC transporter ATP-binding protein, which yields MSKTIDVKNLDVSYSGNKVLQDINFSLESGKLIGILGPNGAGKSTLIKAMLGLISKDSGDVSIYGKSVDEMRKDIAYVPQRSNIDWDFPILVKDTVLLGTYPKLGLFKRPSQKDKEWALKCLEKVGMEDFAEKQIGELSGGQQQRVFVARSLAQNADVFFLDEPFVGIDVSSEEIIVDILRELRDQGKTVFVIHHDLSKVEGYFDDIILINKALFGAGPVEDVFTPEIMEAAFKTPLSVLETMGVKG from the coding sequence GTGAGTAAAACAATTGATGTGAAAAACCTAGATGTTTCATATTCTGGAAATAAAGTCTTGCAAGATATTAATTTCTCACTTGAGTCCGGAAAGCTAATTGGAATACTTGGTCCTAACGGAGCAGGGAAGTCGACATTAATAAAAGCAATGTTGGGTCTCATATCAAAAGATAGTGGTGACGTTAGCATATACGGAAAATCAGTTGATGAAATGCGAAAGGATATCGCCTACGTCCCGCAAAGGTCTAATATTGACTGGGATTTTCCAATTCTAGTAAAAGATACTGTTCTTTTAGGTACCTACCCAAAACTTGGTTTATTTAAACGACCAAGTCAAAAAGATAAGGAGTGGGCACTAAAGTGTCTTGAAAAAGTTGGGATGGAAGACTTTGCTGAGAAGCAAATAGGTGAACTATCAGGTGGCCAACAACAACGTGTCTTCGTTGCGAGAAGTTTGGCTCAAAATGCAGACGTCTTTTTCTTAGATGAACCTTTTGTTGGAATTGATGTTTCGAGTGAAGAAATTATTGTGGATATTCTAAGAGAATTGAGAGATCAAGGGAAAACAGTTTTTGTGATTCACCATGACTTAAGTAAAGTCGAAGGATATTTTGATGATATCATTTTGATAAATAAAGCACTGTTTGGAGCTGGTCCGGTTGAGGATGTCTTTACACCTGAGATTATGGAAGCAGCATTTAAGACACCATTATCAGTACTTGAAACGATGGGAGTGAAAGGATAA
- a CDS encoding DegV family protein, translating into MIRIITDSAADITLEEAKKNNIDIVPLKISFNEDEIKQEKTEDFDLFYQKLMTATALPLTSRPSPEQYLEYFKKAEEKGDDVLVLTLSSGLSGTYESAMVAKKMSPYKVKITIIDTEQAILTQRMLVEYAVQLRDSGKKIETITEKVNDLKDRVVVCGLVNTLKYLKMGGRIPKSLAFIGEKLNIKPIIILEDKSLKELSKKRGRKAGKKSLQKELEKEKLDPDFPVYFGYTLNKEEGYQFRKETEEKYQLTHSKLFSIGGVIGTHVGPESLAIAFVREK; encoded by the coding sequence ATGATACGAATTATTACAGACAGTGCAGCAGATATAACACTAGAAGAAGCCAAAAAAAATAATATTGATATTGTACCTTTGAAAATAAGCTTTAATGAAGATGAAATAAAGCAAGAAAAGACCGAAGACTTTGATTTATTTTATCAAAAATTGATGACTGCCACTGCTTTGCCATTAACAAGCCGGCCTTCACCAGAACAATACTTAGAATATTTTAAAAAAGCCGAAGAAAAAGGTGACGATGTTCTAGTCTTAACCCTTTCTAGTGGGCTAAGTGGTACCTATGAAAGTGCTATGGTAGCGAAAAAGATGTCACCTTATAAAGTAAAAATTACTATTATTGATACAGAGCAAGCGATTTTAACACAACGTATGCTTGTCGAATACGCGGTTCAATTACGTGATTCGGGAAAAAAAATAGAAACAATCACAGAAAAAGTAAATGATTTGAAAGATCGTGTTGTCGTTTGTGGTTTAGTTAATACCTTAAAATATTTAAAAATGGGCGGAAGAATACCAAAAAGTTTGGCATTTATTGGTGAAAAATTAAATATCAAACCAATCATTATTCTTGAAGACAAATCATTAAAGGAACTTTCAAAAAAACGCGGTAGAAAAGCCGGGAAAAAATCCCTTCAAAAAGAATTAGAAAAAGAAAAATTAGATCCTGATTTCCCGGTTTATTTTGGATATACGCTCAACAAAGAAGAGGGTTACCAATTTAGAAAAGAAACAGAAGAAAAATACCAGTTAACTCATTCCAAACTATTCTCAATAGGTGGCGTGATTGGAACACACGTTGGACCTGAGAGTTTAGCTATTGCTTTTGTAAGAGAAAAATAA
- a CDS encoding HAMP domain-containing sensor histidine kinase, which translates to MKNKIKANVWLYFSLVVFSLILVSALGVALILLIATYFDIIPKDKGSVYLIIFIALFLALISSGISSLVGRKFLQPIVALRKSMRLVAQGDFSVQIEEEKAAEEVQELYSDFNLMVRELGGIETLRNDFISNVSHEFKTPISVIQGYIQLLQSESIPDEERRSYYKRIYEGNQQLITLTDNILQLTKLETQTMGYEKEKFRLDEQIRESLLFLQPKWEEKELTLDIQIEKITYSGNKELLYQVWLNIFENAIKYNNLKGNITVKATNFANQVVIVISDTGVGIKEEHHQKIFEKFFQEDNSRKTSGNGLGFPLVQRILELHHGTIQVASSRGRGASFTITLPHESSS; encoded by the coding sequence ATGAAAAATAAGATTAAAGCAAATGTGTGGCTCTATTTCTCACTGGTTGTTTTTAGTCTGATTCTTGTTTCAGCCCTAGGGGTGGCCTTAATTTTACTAATAGCCACTTACTTTGATATTATTCCTAAGGACAAAGGGAGCGTTTATCTCATTATTTTTATTGCTTTATTTCTCGCTTTAATAAGTAGTGGTATTTCATCTCTGGTAGGTAGAAAATTTCTACAACCCATTGTGGCCTTGCGGAAAAGTATGCGACTTGTGGCGCAAGGAGATTTTTCAGTACAAATTGAAGAAGAAAAGGCTGCCGAAGAAGTGCAAGAATTGTATTCAGATTTTAATTTAATGGTTCGAGAACTGGGTGGCATTGAAACATTGCGAAATGATTTTATATCAAATGTTTCGCACGAATTTAAAACACCTATATCGGTCATACAAGGTTATATCCAACTTCTTCAAAGTGAATCCATCCCAGACGAAGAACGAAGGAGCTATTACAAACGTATTTATGAAGGGAATCAACAATTAATTACTCTAACAGATAATATTCTCCAACTTACGAAACTTGAAACCCAAACGATGGGATATGAGAAAGAAAAATTTCGATTGGATGAACAAATACGGGAGAGTTTATTGTTTCTTCAACCAAAATGGGAAGAAAAAGAATTGACTTTAGATATCCAGATTGAAAAGATTACTTATTCCGGCAATAAAGAACTTCTCTACCAAGTTTGGTTAAATATATTTGAAAATGCTATTAAATATAACAATCTAAAAGGTAACATTACCGTTAAAGCAACTAATTTTGCCAACCAAGTAGTGATTGTTATCAGCGATACGGGTGTAGGAATTAAAGAGGAACACCATCAAAAAATATTTGAAAAGTTTTTTCAAGAAGATAATAGTCGGAAAACAAGTGGAAACGGACTCGGGTTCCCATTAGTACAACGCATATTAGAGTTGCACCATGGAACGATTCAAGTTGCGAGTAGTCGCGGAAGAGGCGCTAGCTTTACGATTACCCTCCCGCACGAAAGTTCATCTTGA
- a CDS encoding response regulator transcription factor: MNKLLVIEDDKNLLRVYQSFLQKHNFNVLTAENGKQALKKMEKYTIDLIITDVMMPDLDGYQFSRLLRETGDQTPILMITVKDTFEDKKKGFRIGIDDYMVKPIDMNEMILRINALLRRAKISHENELTVGNTTLYEETLIMNEDGEAIEMPQKEFQLLYKLLSYPNKIFTRQQLMDDIWGYQSDSDERTVDVHIKRLRSKLQNNHDFEIITVRGLGYKAVLLNEK, encoded by the coding sequence ATGAATAAATTATTGGTTATAGAAGACGATAAAAATCTATTGCGTGTCTATCAATCGTTTTTGCAGAAGCATAATTTTAACGTTTTAACAGCTGAGAATGGCAAACAAGCTTTGAAAAAAATGGAAAAATATACGATTGATCTGATTATTACCGATGTGATGATGCCTGACTTAGATGGGTATCAATTTTCACGATTATTGAGGGAAACAGGTGATCAAACGCCCATACTTATGATTACAGTAAAAGATACGTTTGAAGACAAGAAAAAAGGTTTTCGAATCGGTATTGACGATTATATGGTTAAGCCAATTGATATGAATGAAATGATTTTGAGAATAAATGCTTTGTTGCGACGAGCAAAAATATCTCATGAGAATGAACTAACGGTAGGCAATACGACCTTATATGAAGAAACACTAATTATGAACGAAGATGGGGAAGCCATTGAAATGCCTCAAAAAGAATTCCAATTACTTTATAAGCTTTTATCCTATCCCAATAAAATATTTACGAGACAACAGTTAATGGATGATATCTGGGGATACCAATCAGATTCCGATGAGCGGACGGTTGATGTGCATATCAAGAGGTTAAGAAGTAAGCTACAGAACAACCATGATTTTGAAATTATAACGGTAAGAGGGTTGGGATATAAGGCGGTTTTGTTAAATGAAAAATAA
- a CDS encoding alpha/beta hydrolase yields MDQTNSNTFTFISRDGTEIVVYKWLPKKDIKVKGIVQISHGMAETARRYHRFAKELNANGFIVYANDHRGHGQSAESIKNLGYLGAEDGFRLLVEDIARLSDLIKETYPDLPVYMFSHSMGSFAAQRFIMDYPNKIEGLILSGSNGRQGALLGVGKGLAKLESSVRGKKAKSKLLDKLIFGTYNKKFEPKRTGSEWLTRDKDELDKYIENPYCGGVFPASFFYYFIDTLQYIEDENNFKKIPKQLPILIISGDQDPVGDFGKGVKKLYKRYEEVGVKDLSTKLYEGARHELLNEINRDEVTADIVEWLLKENK; encoded by the coding sequence ATGGATCAAACGAACAGTAATACTTTTACATTTATATCCAGGGATGGAACAGAGATTGTTGTTTACAAGTGGTTACCAAAAAAAGATATTAAAGTGAAAGGGATTGTGCAGATTTCTCATGGTATGGCTGAAACAGCAAGAAGGTATCACCGCTTTGCAAAGGAATTAAACGCAAATGGCTTTATCGTTTATGCTAATGATCATAGAGGACATGGTCAGTCAGCGGAAAGTATTAAAAATTTAGGCTATTTAGGCGCAGAAGATGGGTTTCGGTTACTCGTAGAAGATATTGCGCGACTCTCAGACCTGATTAAAGAAACCTATCCTGACCTTCCTGTCTATATGTTTAGCCACAGCATGGGGTCCTTTGCTGCGCAGAGGTTTATCATGGATTACCCTAATAAAATCGAAGGTCTCATTCTAAGCGGGTCGAATGGCCGACAAGGAGCATTATTAGGAGTAGGAAAAGGTTTAGCAAAGCTAGAATCCAGTGTTCGAGGGAAAAAAGCCAAATCAAAACTGTTAGATAAGCTTATCTTTGGTACCTATAATAAAAAGTTTGAACCAAAACGAACGGGATCAGAATGGCTAACAAGAGACAAGGATGAGCTGGATAAATATATAGAAAATCCCTATTGTGGGGGCGTATTTCCAGCAAGTTTCTTTTATTATTTTATAGATACATTGCAGTATATTGAAGACGAAAATAATTTTAAAAAAATACCCAAGCAATTGCCAATCTTGATTATATCGGGAGACCAAGACCCAGTTGGAGATTTTGGTAAAGGTGTTAAAAAATTGTATAAGAGATACGAAGAAGTTGGCGTAAAAGACCTTTCAACAAAACTTTATGAAGGAGCTCGACATGAATTGTTAAATGAAATCAATAGAGACGAAGTAACAGCGGATATCGTTGAGTGGTTGTTAAAGGAGAACAAATGA
- a CDS encoding MurR/RpiR family transcriptional regulator produces the protein MLDFMDIYDDLTESEKKVLVYIVNHLEEIPYLTINQLAELSFVSKTVIINLSQKMGFSGYKEIKFHINQKIREKVSKSGSDYQSVRETRKNSIEKTFSLVSDDDLEICAEEILNARNIFIMARGASKPVGYYMEHLFFSMGIHCFFIKDYNLSETFTNLVTEEDIIILISLSGNTKKIIDTAKKVSLKKARIISLTSFQTNVLSTYSDLNLFCHSDEIDTKQNDLISRLGFFLLVDLIIETIKTKVRLPEN, from the coding sequence ATGCTAGATTTTATGGATATATATGATGACCTAACTGAGAGTGAAAAGAAAGTTTTAGTCTACATAGTTAACCATTTAGAAGAAATACCTTATCTAACCATTAATCAACTTGCTGAGTTATCATTTGTATCTAAAACTGTAATTATTAATCTTTCTCAAAAAATGGGCTTTAGTGGCTATAAAGAGATAAAGTTCCACATTAACCAGAAAATAAGAGAAAAAGTTTCAAAATCTGGTAGTGATTACCAATCAGTTCGTGAAACCAGAAAGAATAGTATTGAAAAAACATTTTCTCTTGTCTCAGATGATGATTTAGAAATTTGTGCGGAAGAGATTTTAAACGCTAGAAATATTTTTATTATGGCTAGAGGTGCAAGTAAGCCAGTAGGTTATTATATGGAGCATCTATTTTTTTCTATGGGTATTCACTGTTTTTTCATAAAAGATTATAACTTGTCTGAAACCTTTACTAATTTAGTAACAGAAGAAGATATAATCATATTAATCTCTTTGTCTGGGAATACTAAAAAGATTATTGACACTGCAAAAAAGGTTAGCTTAAAAAAAGCTAGAATTATTAGTTTAACTTCTTTTCAAACGAATGTTTTATCTACCTACTCAGACCTGAATTTATTTTGTCATTCTGATGAAATTGATACAAAACAGAATGATTTAATCTCAAGATTAGGTTTTTTCTTATTAGTAGACTTAATCATCGAAACAATAAAAACAAAAGTAAGATTGCCAGAGAATTAA
- a CDS encoding class II fumarate hydratase, with amino-acid sequence MSRIEQDSMGEIKVSSEAFWGAQTQRSLENFRIGTEKMPLPLIEALVHIKKACALVNLREGKLSVEKSTAIQDACTLLLNDLNRNKTHFPLSLWQTGSGTQTNMNVNEVLAHLASSSQSIHPNDHVNLSQSSNDVFPTAMHMAAFGQIENKLLPEIEKWLEILEEMENTYAHVIKIGRTHLQDAIPITFGQEVGGWKAMIENSRNAIQSSSKTLLKLAIGGTAVGTGLLAPEQFGRKVAKELKKSLGVPFVSEPNKFFALTSHQPLSFVHGSLRALAGDLMKIANDIRWLASGPRNGLGELTLPTNEPGSSIMPGKVNPTQAEALTMIVAQVMGNDTTIQFSASQGNFELNVYKPVIIYNFIQSANLLADGMESFRKKCLNGLIVNEEKMLTYANNSLMLVTSLAPYIGYDKATKVAQKAYSEKLSLKESAILLGYATQEELEIWLDFKNMIHN; translated from the coding sequence ATGAGTAGAATAGAGCAAGATTCAATGGGTGAGATAAAAGTTTCCTCGGAAGCCTTTTGGGGAGCACAAACACAACGAAGCTTAGAGAATTTTCGTATCGGAACTGAAAAAATGCCCCTGCCTTTGATAGAAGCGTTGGTACATATAAAAAAAGCTTGTGCGCTAGTAAATTTAAGAGAAGGAAAGTTATCGGTTGAGAAGTCTACAGCGATTCAAGATGCTTGCACTTTGTTACTAAATGACTTGAATCGGAATAAGACTCACTTCCCTTTGTCCTTATGGCAAACGGGTAGCGGTACTCAAACCAACATGAACGTGAATGAAGTTCTTGCCCACCTGGCTTCTTCCAGTCAGTCAATCCATCCTAATGATCATGTTAACCTATCACAAAGTTCGAACGATGTCTTTCCTACAGCAATGCATATGGCTGCTTTTGGACAAATAGAAAATAAACTTCTCCCTGAGATAGAAAAATGGTTAGAAATACTGGAAGAGATGGAAAATACCTATGCCCATGTAATCAAAATAGGTCGTACTCATTTACAAGATGCTATCCCTATTACGTTTGGACAAGAAGTAGGTGGGTGGAAAGCGATGATTGAAAACAGTCGGAATGCGATTCAATCCAGTAGTAAAACTCTTTTAAAATTAGCAATCGGAGGAACCGCAGTAGGCACAGGCCTACTTGCTCCTGAACAGTTTGGAAGGAAGGTAGCGAAAGAGCTGAAGAAATCGTTGGGAGTACCATTTGTGAGTGAACCCAATAAGTTTTTTGCTCTGACGAGCCATCAACCACTATCCTTTGTTCATGGGTCTCTGCGAGCGCTAGCTGGTGATTTAATGAAAATTGCGAATGACATTCGTTGGTTAGCAAGTGGTCCGCGTAATGGACTTGGAGAACTTACACTGCCTACTAACGAGCCTGGGAGCTCGATTATGCCTGGAAAAGTAAATCCCACTCAAGCAGAAGCGTTGACGATGATTGTAGCTCAAGTAATGGGAAATGATACAACAATTCAATTCTCAGCAAGTCAGGGAAATTTCGAACTAAATGTTTATAAACCTGTTATTATTTATAATTTTATTCAATCAGCAAATTTGTTGGCGGATGGAATGGAATCATTTAGGAAGAAATGTTTAAACGGACTAATTGTAAATGAAGAAAAAATGCTCACATATGCAAATAATTCACTAATGTTAGTAACGTCATTAGCTCCTTATATAGGTTACGATAAAGCAACTAAAGTAGCACAGAAAGCTTATTCTGAAAAACTAAGTCTAAAAGAATCAGCAATTTTATTAGGATATGCTACACAAGAAGAGCTAGAAATATGGCTAGATTTTAAAAATATGATTCATAATTAA